From the genome of Streptomyces sp. NBC_01317, one region includes:
- a CDS encoding alpha-galactosidase, with translation MTPHDTTPVGTGLPDDRWLLRTENTTYAVALAGDGRWAELTAWGPHGVETGPSALDWSRRTHFITPADASPAEYIPYGLRPFTGADLVAQRPGEERGVWWRFTEAAQDGDRTLRLVFADDTLGLTAALHYEAVPGTDVILRWAELTCTGDTELRLERFDSAAVNIPVAGGARLTYLTGQWSQEFQRTQLDLTRGRFELASTQGVPGHAYAPWLAVQDLASPAEGATPTYGVALEWSGNWHLTTDAEPGGAVRVRAGRVPHEGAVRLAPGATLTTPRLACAFSPEGLDGLARVWHRYERHLTGARMDRPRQVLYNSWEATGFDVDADTQLELARVAAEMGAELFVVDDGWFPGRDDDTGGLGDWTPEPASFPDGFDHFVGEVRALGMDFGLWAEPEAISPRSALYAAHPEWVYRIDGRPATLVRNQLLLDLGREDVQDFVLATFDRLLGDHDISYLKWDMNRPPTERGRPGGGPVEEQDLDAAHVAGYLRVLDHLRDRHPHVTVEGCAGGGARIEHATLARTDVVWPSDNTAPLDRLSIQYGYLHAHAPHTMSSWVTDSPGVFDPRPRSLGFRFVNSMAGVLGIGADIRTWSAERRAEAAGWIARYKEVRDVVHHGEVRLLNTPADATCGIQYEEPGGGRVVVTAWNTGRLDGAPLVPGRPARLRLRGLEPTARYVDTASGITYSGAHLVHSGVPFAWTERYDAELVVLTRE, from the coding sequence GTGACCCCGCACGACACAACTCCGGTGGGTACGGGGCTGCCGGACGACCGGTGGCTGCTGCGCACCGAGAACACCACCTACGCGGTCGCCCTCGCCGGTGACGGCCGGTGGGCCGAGCTGACCGCGTGGGGACCGCACGGCGTGGAGACAGGACCCTCGGCGCTGGACTGGTCGCGCCGTACCCACTTCATCACCCCCGCCGACGCGTCCCCCGCCGAGTACATCCCGTACGGGCTGCGGCCGTTCACCGGCGCGGACCTGGTCGCCCAGCGGCCCGGCGAGGAACGCGGGGTGTGGTGGCGGTTCACCGAGGCCGCCCAGGACGGCGACCGTACGCTGCGGCTGGTCTTCGCCGACGACACCCTCGGCCTGACGGCGGCCCTCCACTACGAGGCCGTCCCCGGCACCGATGTGATCCTCCGCTGGGCCGAACTGACCTGCACCGGTGACACCGAACTGCGCCTGGAGCGCTTCGACTCCGCCGCCGTGAACATCCCCGTCGCGGGCGGCGCCCGGCTCACGTACCTCACCGGCCAGTGGTCGCAGGAGTTCCAGCGCACCCAACTCGACCTCACGCGGGGCCGCTTCGAGCTGGCCTCCACCCAAGGGGTGCCCGGGCACGCGTACGCGCCGTGGCTCGCCGTCCAGGACCTCGCGTCGCCCGCGGAAGGAGCCACCCCCACCTACGGGGTGGCCCTGGAGTGGTCCGGCAACTGGCACCTCACCACCGACGCCGAGCCGGGCGGCGCCGTCCGCGTCCGCGCCGGACGTGTGCCCCACGAGGGCGCCGTACGGCTCGCGCCCGGCGCCACCCTCACCACCCCCCGGCTCGCCTGCGCGTTCAGCCCCGAAGGGCTCGACGGCCTCGCCCGGGTCTGGCACCGCTACGAACGGCACCTGACGGGTGCCCGGATGGACCGCCCCCGCCAGGTCCTCTACAACTCCTGGGAGGCGACCGGCTTCGACGTGGACGCCGACACCCAGCTCGAACTGGCCCGGGTCGCGGCCGAGATGGGCGCCGAACTGTTCGTCGTCGACGACGGATGGTTCCCCGGCCGGGACGACGACACCGGCGGCCTCGGCGACTGGACCCCGGAACCGGCCTCGTTCCCCGACGGGTTCGACCACTTCGTCGGCGAAGTCCGCGCCCTGGGGATGGACTTCGGGCTCTGGGCCGAACCGGAGGCCATCAGCCCCAGGTCCGCGCTGTACGCGGCCCACCCCGAGTGGGTCTACCGGATCGACGGCCGCCCCGCCACCCTCGTACGCAACCAACTCCTCCTCGACCTCGGCCGCGAGGACGTCCAGGACTTCGTCCTCGCCACCTTCGACCGGCTCCTCGGCGACCACGACATCAGCTACCTCAAGTGGGACATGAACCGCCCGCCGACCGAACGCGGCAGGCCGGGCGGCGGCCCCGTCGAGGAACAGGACCTCGACGCCGCGCACGTCGCCGGCTACCTCCGGGTCCTCGACCACCTCCGTGACCGCCACCCGCACGTCACCGTCGAAGGCTGCGCGGGCGGCGGCGCCCGGATCGAGCACGCCACGCTCGCCCGTACCGACGTCGTGTGGCCCAGCGACAACACCGCGCCGCTCGACCGGCTCTCCATCCAGTACGGCTACCTCCACGCCCACGCGCCGCACACCATGAGCTCCTGGGTCACCGACTCACCCGGCGTCTTCGACCCGCGCCCGCGCTCGCTCGGCTTCCGCTTCGTCAACTCCATGGCGGGCGTCCTCGGCATCGGCGCCGACATCCGCACGTGGTCGGCGGAGCGGCGCGCCGAGGCGGCGGGGTGGATCGCCCGTTACAAAGAGGTGCGTGACGTCGTCCATCACGGAGAGGTCCGTCTGCTGAACACCCCGGCCGACGCGACCTGCGGAATCCAGTACGAGGAGCCGGGCGGCGGACGGGTTGTGGTCACCGCGTGGAACACCGGCCGCCTCGACGGCGCGCCGCTGGTCCCGGGGCGCCCGGCCCGGCTGCGGCTGCGCGGCCTCGAACCGACGGCCCGCTACGTCGACACGGCGTCAGGTATCACGTACAGCGGCGCCCATCTGGTCCATTCCGGCGTGCCGTTCGCGTGGACGGAGCGGTACGACGCGGAGCTGGTCGTTCTCACCCGGGAGTGA
- a CDS encoding carbohydrate ABC transporter permease — protein sequence MAVLTAARRRRRGATRVPPVVLAFVLVPLLAEAFWVFWPAVQGFYLSLTNWDGVSAPKFVGLGNYREMFGDSVFRTALLDTVLWLLLFGGLSALLGLGAALLLQQERRGVGFYRAALFLPVVFSLTATALVWQAMYQPDGLINNTLEFFGLGRLQHAWLADQDTALYAVIVPALWRQIGYVMVLYLAGLKGIDPVLYEAAKVDGATKWQQFRHITIPQLRSVNAVVLSVIVIDSLRSFDVVWALTRGGPYHSSELLSTYMYSTAFQSLRLGYGSALAVVIFVLAFGVIVSYLVRAFREAD from the coding sequence ATGGCGGTCCTGACCGCGGCGCGGCGGCGAAGGCGGGGAGCGACGCGGGTCCCGCCCGTGGTCCTCGCCTTCGTCCTCGTCCCACTCCTGGCCGAGGCCTTCTGGGTGTTCTGGCCCGCCGTCCAGGGTTTCTACCTCTCCCTCACGAACTGGGACGGCGTCTCGGCGCCGAAGTTCGTCGGACTGGGCAACTACCGCGAGATGTTCGGCGACAGCGTCTTCCGCACCGCGCTGCTCGACACCGTCCTGTGGCTGCTGCTCTTCGGGGGGCTCTCCGCGCTCCTCGGCCTCGGCGCCGCCCTGCTTCTCCAGCAGGAGCGCCGCGGCGTCGGCTTCTACCGGGCCGCGCTCTTCCTGCCCGTGGTCTTCTCGCTGACCGCCACCGCCCTGGTGTGGCAGGCGATGTACCAGCCCGACGGCCTCATCAACAACACACTGGAGTTCTTCGGGCTCGGCCGCCTCCAGCACGCCTGGCTCGCCGACCAGGACACCGCCCTGTACGCCGTGATCGTGCCCGCGCTGTGGCGCCAGATCGGCTACGTGATGGTGCTCTACCTCGCCGGGCTCAAGGGCATCGACCCGGTGCTGTACGAAGCCGCGAAGGTCGACGGCGCCACCAAGTGGCAGCAGTTCCGGCACATCACGATCCCCCAGCTGCGCAGTGTGAACGCGGTGGTCCTGTCGGTCATCGTCATCGACTCCCTGCGCTCGTTCGACGTCGTCTGGGCGCTCACCCGCGGCGGCCCGTACCACTCCTCCGAACTGCTCTCCACGTACATGTACTCCACCGCCTTCCAGTCCCTGCGGCTGGGATACGGCTCCGCCCTCGCGGTCGTGATCTTCGTGCTGGCCTTCGGGGTCATCGTGTCCTATCTCGTCCGCGCCTTCCGGGAGGCCGACTGA
- the dgoD gene encoding galactonate dehydratase, with protein MKIVRVETFLVPPRWLFCRIETDEGVVGWGEPVVEGRAEVVRAAVDVLAEYLVGQDPLRIEDHWQVLSKAGFYRGGPVLSSAVAGIDQALWDIAGKTYGAPVHALLGGPVRDSVRVYAWVGGDEPARLTEEITAQVEAGFTAVKMNASGRTSPLTTPAETAAVVDRVAAARAVLGPHRDVAVDFHGRFSPASARRVLREIGPLHPLFAEEPLLPEHGHLLPALVAASDVPIATGERLYGRAEFLPALAAGIAVAQPDLSHAGGISEVHRIASLADAYGAQLAPHCPLGPIALAASLQIAFCTPNFLIQEQSRGIHYNKDADLLSYVVDPEPFRFVGGQARRTELPGLGITVDEAAVRAADRTGHAWRNPVWRHADGSFAEW; from the coding sequence GTGAAGATCGTTCGCGTCGAGACGTTCCTCGTCCCGCCCCGCTGGCTGTTCTGCCGCATCGAGACCGACGAGGGTGTGGTCGGCTGGGGCGAGCCGGTGGTCGAGGGCCGCGCCGAGGTCGTACGGGCCGCCGTCGACGTCCTCGCCGAATACCTGGTCGGCCAGGACCCGTTGCGGATCGAGGACCACTGGCAGGTGCTGAGCAAGGCCGGCTTCTACCGGGGCGGCCCGGTGCTCTCCAGCGCGGTCGCCGGCATCGACCAGGCGCTGTGGGACATCGCGGGCAAGACCTACGGCGCCCCCGTGCACGCCCTGCTCGGCGGTCCGGTACGGGACTCCGTCCGGGTGTACGCGTGGGTCGGCGGCGACGAACCCGCCCGGCTCACCGAGGAGATAACCGCGCAGGTCGAGGCCGGCTTCACCGCCGTGAAGATGAACGCGTCCGGCCGCACCTCCCCTCTCACCACCCCGGCCGAGACCGCGGCGGTGGTGGACCGGGTGGCCGCCGCCCGCGCCGTCCTCGGCCCGCACCGCGATGTGGCCGTGGACTTCCACGGCCGGTTCAGCCCGGCGAGCGCCCGGCGTGTCCTGCGTGAAATAGGCCCGCTGCACCCGCTGTTCGCCGAGGAGCCGCTGCTGCCCGAGCACGGTCATCTGCTGCCCGCGCTGGTGGCCGCGAGCGACGTGCCGATCGCCACCGGTGAACGGCTCTACGGGCGGGCGGAGTTCCTGCCCGCGCTCGCCGCCGGTATCGCCGTGGCCCAGCCGGATCTCTCGCACGCGGGCGGCATCTCGGAGGTGCACCGGATCGCCTCCCTCGCGGACGCGTACGGGGCGCAGCTCGCCCCGCACTGCCCGCTGGGGCCGATCGCGCTCGCCGCCAGCCTCCAAATAGCCTTCTGCACACCGAACTTCCTCATCCAGGAGCAGAGCAGGGGCATCCACTACAACAAGGACGCCGACCTGCTGTCGTACGTGGTCGACCCGGAGCCTTTCCGTTTTGTCGGCGGCCAGGCGCGGCGCACGGAGCTGCCCGGGCTCGGCATCACGGTGGACGAGGCGGCGGTACGGGCCGCCGACCGGACGGGACACGCCTGGCGCAACCCGGTGTGGCGGCACGCGGACGGCTCGTTCGCGGAATGGTGA
- a CDS encoding SDR family NAD(P)-dependent oxidoreductase, with translation MNGTARFTDRVAVVTGAASGIGAATAERLAAEGAAVVLADVATERGEAVAAGVRTAGGRAAFVTADVSDQGDWDRIVAAAHTFGPVGVLVSNAYTVDVAPAHTMTLASWERQLAVNLTGGFLGFRAVLPDLRERRGAVVLTSSVHAHKGIPGHPAYAASKGALLSLCGQLAVEYGPEVRVNAVLPGPILTAAWDRVPAEDRERSVAETAARRFGRPEEVAAAIAFLAADEASYITGSSLLVDGGWSVVKASA, from the coding sequence ATGAACGGAACCGCCCGCTTCACCGACCGCGTCGCCGTGGTCACCGGAGCCGCCTCAGGCATCGGCGCCGCCACCGCGGAACGGCTCGCCGCCGAAGGCGCGGCCGTCGTCCTCGCCGACGTCGCCACCGAGCGCGGCGAGGCCGTCGCGGCCGGCGTCCGTACGGCCGGCGGACGCGCCGCGTTCGTGACGGCCGACGTCTCCGACCAGGGCGACTGGGACCGGATCGTGGCCGCCGCGCACACCTTCGGCCCGGTCGGCGTGCTCGTGAGCAACGCCTACACCGTCGATGTCGCACCCGCCCACACGATGACCCTCGCCTCCTGGGAACGACAGCTCGCCGTCAACCTCACCGGCGGGTTCCTCGGCTTCCGGGCCGTCCTGCCCGACCTGCGCGAGCGGCGCGGCGCGGTGGTCCTGACGTCGTCCGTCCACGCCCACAAGGGCATCCCGGGCCACCCCGCGTACGCCGCCTCCAAGGGCGCGCTGCTCTCGCTGTGCGGACAGCTCGCCGTGGAGTACGGCCCCGAGGTGCGGGTCAACGCGGTCCTCCCGGGACCGATCCTCACCGCCGCCTGGGACCGGGTGCCGGCGGAGGACCGGGAGCGCAGCGTCGCCGAGACCGCCGCCCGCCGCTTCGGCAGACCGGAGGAGGTCGCCGCCGCGATCGCCTTCCTGGCCGCCGACGAAGCCTCGTACATCACCGGATCGAGCCTGCTCGTGGACGGCGGCTGGAGTGTGGTGAAGGCGTCGGCCTGA
- a CDS encoding ABC transporter substrate-binding protein: MINSVPSRRRFLAGTGAVGAAALMSGCVTSGPSTKTSSGGGPVTLQSNLSSPQAKKAMEDLVAGFNKRGGAKATLNTVASETFRTQLPTYLTSAQPPDLLTWYPGSVADSYAKKGLLLDVSDIWTKPELSGYSEALKKLCTSSDGKKVFVPATYYWWGCFYRKSNFAKWGVQEPTTWDEFLDLCDKLKKKGVAPIGIGAGGNTAWVASSWFDYLNIRINGAQYHRDLLAGKHRFDDPEVHKVFDRWSEALPYFDPNGTALAFQDATTSLLQGRTGMMLIGTFFADSAPKDMLDDIDFFRFPVIDPKVPLAEEGPTDGYFASAHTGRKDEVKELMTYMATVEAQEIYLKGSSGTALPTNPKAKDTGTPLVKKGRALIEGAADVTQFFNRDSSDALQPSADTALTRFLAKPKEINSILTTWQRDAQKIWGQ; encoded by the coding sequence ATGATCAACTCAGTACCCAGCCGCAGGCGGTTCCTCGCGGGCACCGGCGCCGTCGGCGCCGCCGCGCTGATGAGCGGATGCGTCACCTCGGGCCCGAGCACCAAGACCTCCTCCGGCGGCGGGCCCGTCACCCTCCAGTCGAACCTCTCCTCGCCGCAGGCGAAGAAGGCGATGGAAGACCTCGTCGCCGGCTTCAACAAGCGGGGCGGCGCCAAGGCCACGCTCAACACCGTCGCCTCCGAGACGTTCCGCACCCAGCTGCCGACGTACCTGACCTCCGCCCAGCCGCCGGACCTGCTCACCTGGTATCCGGGCTCGGTCGCCGACTCGTACGCGAAGAAGGGCCTCCTGCTCGACGTCAGCGACATCTGGACGAAGCCCGAACTCTCCGGCTACAGCGAGGCGTTGAAGAAGCTCTGCACCTCGTCCGACGGCAAGAAGGTGTTCGTCCCCGCCACCTACTACTGGTGGGGCTGCTTCTACCGGAAGTCGAACTTCGCCAAGTGGGGCGTCCAGGAGCCCACGACCTGGGACGAGTTCCTCGACCTGTGCGACAAGCTCAAGAAGAAGGGAGTCGCCCCCATCGGGATAGGCGCCGGCGGCAACACCGCCTGGGTGGCGTCCTCCTGGTTCGACTACCTCAACATCCGGATCAACGGCGCCCAGTACCACCGCGACCTCCTCGCCGGGAAGCACCGCTTCGACGACCCCGAGGTCCACAAGGTCTTCGACCGGTGGAGCGAGGCCCTGCCGTACTTCGACCCCAACGGCACCGCCCTGGCCTTCCAGGACGCCACCACCTCCCTGCTCCAGGGCCGTACGGGAATGATGCTGATCGGCACCTTCTTCGCCGACTCCGCCCCCAAGGACATGCTCGACGACATCGACTTCTTCCGCTTCCCGGTCATCGACCCGAAGGTCCCGCTCGCCGAAGAGGGCCCCACGGACGGCTACTTCGCCAGCGCCCACACCGGCCGCAAGGACGAGGTCAAGGAACTGATGACCTACATGGCCACCGTCGAGGCCCAGGAGATCTACCTCAAGGGCTCCTCCGGCACCGCGCTGCCCACCAACCCCAAGGCCAAGGACACCGGGACCCCGCTGGTGAAGAAGGGCCGCGCGCTGATCGAAGGCGCGGCGGACGTCACCCAGTTCTTCAACCGCGACTCCAGCGACGCCCTCCAGCCGTCGGCGGACACCGCGCTCACCCGCTTCCTCGCCAAGCCCAAGGAGATCAACTCCATCCTCACCACCTGGCAGCGGGACGCCCAGAAGATCTGGGGCCAGTGA
- a CDS encoding bifunctional 4-hydroxy-2-oxoglutarate aldolase/2-dehydro-3-deoxy-phosphogluconate aldolase — translation MDLLSALRAHRLVAIVRGQDPEAALRTVLTLVAEGVQLVEVSLSGRDALHVIAGARAALGPDAPLGAGTVLTPEDAWAAHEAGADFVVTPALGDGVTAAKELGLPVLAGVMTPTDVVAALRLGADALKIFPAAQAGGPDYVKALRGPFPHLPFVPVGGVDAAAARAYLAHGATAVGVGSPLIGDAADGGSQDALRERARGFLAVVRDAGEGPR, via the coding sequence GTGGATCTGCTGAGCGCGCTGCGCGCCCACCGCCTGGTCGCCATCGTGCGCGGCCAGGACCCCGAGGCCGCGCTGCGGACCGTACTGACCCTGGTCGCGGAGGGCGTGCAGCTGGTCGAGGTCTCCCTCTCCGGCCGGGACGCCCTCCACGTCATCGCGGGCGCCCGGGCGGCGCTGGGCCCCGACGCGCCGCTCGGCGCGGGCACGGTTCTCACCCCCGAGGACGCGTGGGCCGCGCACGAGGCGGGAGCGGACTTCGTCGTCACGCCGGCGCTCGGCGACGGCGTCACCGCCGCCAAGGAACTGGGCCTGCCGGTCCTCGCCGGGGTGATGACCCCGACGGACGTCGTGGCCGCCCTGCGCCTCGGCGCGGACGCGCTCAAGATCTTCCCGGCCGCGCAGGCGGGCGGCCCCGACTACGTGAAGGCCCTGCGCGGTCCCTTCCCCCACCTCCCTTTCGTGCCGGTCGGGGGCGTGGACGCGGCGGCGGCCCGCGCCTACCTGGCGCACGGCGCGACGGCGGTGGGTGTCGGCTCACCGCTGATCGGGGACGCGGCGGACGGCGGGAGCCAGGACGCGCTGCGCGAGCGGGCGCGCGGGTTCCTCGCGGTGGTACGGGACGCGGGGGAGGGCCCCCGATGA
- a CDS encoding glycoside hydrolase family 27 protein, which produces MVRARRAAAALGAATLVGVSVPGARAADPAAPGTTDQGAPRYYNSGLAPTPYMGWNTYYGLGAPTESAVKSVADHLVSSGLRDSGYNIVWLDGGWQADNPRDSQGRLTANATRFPSGLPSLVTYLHQRGLKAGIYTDAGTYDGGKSCGLGSRGYYEQDAKQFARWKFDAVKIDFLCGISAKLDPGPAFKEFSDALAKAGRPMLLNLCNPLTDDWGLPHTPAQDAHNAYTYGPTTGDSWRTGTDLAFGTPYPGNWPNILRSADANAAHPEAQGPGHYNDPDYLLPMRKTADGSYELNEEESTSQLVLWSVMGAPLVIGSDPRTLPQSMIDTLRNPEILAVDQDPLAIQGVRVASDATGDVYSKVLQGTGKRAVALLNRSDQPAQRTVTFADAGLTGNVTVRDLRARQDRGTHTGSYTVTVPAHGTAFFKLSGTDAAPGASLGTKSSAGPALVADGDKLTAFTRATDGALVQQTGRDGAWTGHSVRLGGPTHGRILGQPAAYGSAGGRIDVFVRGTDDATYRRTFSGGAHGTWGAWRSLGGRITDAPGVAFRGPDDWTLFARGADGLLTSRGPSGGWTSVGAPGDAPTYGRPSAVTDSAGRTHVAVRTADDSVWERVRAASGAWSEWTSLGGTVSGSPTLVAAGSSVYLFARASDYTLWQRNYSAGGEGGDGAWGGWFPRPPFVSGVFDGSLGGVAAADNTVLIAYRGVAGAVHQSRL; this is translated from the coding sequence ATGGTGCGTGCCCGGCGGGCCGCGGCGGCCCTGGGGGCCGCCACGCTGGTAGGGGTGTCCGTGCCGGGGGCGCGGGCCGCCGACCCGGCCGCGCCCGGCACCACCGACCAGGGCGCGCCGCGCTACTACAACAGCGGTCTGGCCCCGACGCCCTACATGGGCTGGAACACGTACTACGGCCTGGGCGCCCCGACGGAGAGCGCGGTCAAGTCCGTCGCCGACCACCTGGTCAGCAGCGGCCTCAGGGACAGCGGCTACAACATCGTCTGGCTGGACGGCGGCTGGCAGGCCGACAATCCGCGCGACAGCCAGGGACGGCTGACCGCCAACGCCACCCGCTTCCCGTCCGGGCTGCCGTCGCTGGTGACGTACCTCCACCAGCGCGGGCTCAAGGCCGGGATCTACACCGACGCGGGCACCTACGACGGCGGCAAGAGCTGTGGGCTCGGCAGCCGTGGGTACTACGAGCAGGACGCCAAGCAGTTCGCACGGTGGAAGTTCGACGCGGTGAAGATCGACTTCCTCTGCGGGATCTCCGCGAAGCTCGATCCGGGCCCCGCCTTCAAGGAGTTCAGCGACGCCCTCGCCAAGGCGGGGCGGCCCATGCTGCTGAACCTCTGCAACCCGCTCACCGACGACTGGGGCCTGCCGCACACCCCGGCCCAGGACGCCCACAACGCGTACACGTACGGTCCGACGACCGGCGACTCCTGGCGTACGGGCACGGACCTCGCGTTCGGGACGCCGTACCCGGGGAACTGGCCCAACATCCTGCGCAGCGCGGACGCCAACGCGGCGCACCCCGAGGCCCAGGGCCCGGGCCACTACAACGACCCGGACTACCTGCTGCCCATGCGGAAGACCGCGGACGGCTCGTACGAGCTGAACGAGGAGGAGTCGACCTCGCAGCTGGTCCTCTGGTCGGTCATGGGCGCCCCGCTGGTCATCGGCTCCGACCCGCGCACCCTGCCCCAGTCGATGATCGACACCCTGCGCAACCCCGAGATCCTCGCCGTGGACCAGGACCCGCTGGCCATCCAAGGGGTACGGGTCGCCTCCGACGCCACCGGTGATGTCTACAGCAAGGTGCTCCAGGGCACGGGCAAGCGCGCGGTCGCGCTGCTCAACCGCTCGGACCAGCCGGCGCAGCGCACGGTGACCTTCGCCGACGCGGGGCTGACCGGGAACGTCACGGTCCGCGACCTGCGGGCGCGCCAGGACCGGGGGACACACACCGGTTCGTACACCGTCACCGTTCCCGCGCACGGCACGGCCTTCTTCAAGCTGTCGGGCACGGACGCCGCTCCGGGCGCCTCTCTCGGTACGAAGTCCTCGGCCGGCCCCGCGCTGGTGGCGGACGGCGACAAACTGACAGCTTTCACGCGCGCCACCGACGGCGCGCTGGTCCAGCAGACCGGCCGTGACGGGGCGTGGACCGGGCACTCCGTCCGCCTGGGCGGTCCCACCCACGGCCGGATCCTCGGCCAGCCGGCCGCGTACGGCTCGGCGGGGGGCAGGATCGACGTGTTCGTACGGGGCACGGACGACGCCACGTACCGCAGGACCTTCAGCGGCGGCGCCCACGGCACGTGGGGCGCCTGGCGGAGTCTCGGCGGCCGGATCACGGACGCGCCGGGAGTCGCCTTCCGGGGGCCGGACGACTGGACGCTCTTCGCGCGCGGCGCCGACGGCCTCCTCACCTCGCGCGGCCCGTCCGGCGGATGGACCTCGGTGGGCGCGCCGGGTGACGCGCCGACGTACGGGCGGCCCTCGGCCGTCACCGACTCGGCGGGCCGTACCCACGTCGCCGTACGGACGGCCGACGACTCGGTCTGGGAGCGCGTGCGCGCGGCCTCCGGGGCCTGGTCGGAGTGGACCTCACTCGGCGGTACGGTCAGCGGCAGCCCGACGCTGGTGGCCGCGGGCAGCAGTGTCTACCTCTTCGCACGCGCCAGTGACTACACACTCTGGCAGCGGAATTACTCCGCCGGCGGGGAGGGCGGGGACGGCGCCTGGGGCGGCTGGTTCCCCCGGCCGCCGTTCGTGAGCGGCGTCTTCGACGGGTCGCTCGGCGGGGTCGCGGCAGCCGACAACACCGTGCTGATCGCCTATCGCGGGGTGGCCGGAGCCGTTCACCAGAGCCGGCTCTGA
- a CDS encoding FadR/GntR family transcriptional regulator, translating to MTPYARRGVHGQTVETLARRVLSGEIPEGATLDLVALQSELDVSLTALRESLKVLAAKGMVDARQKRGTFVRARADWNLLDADVLRWQFAGGTSSDADLGLLRNLGEVRGIVEPAAVRLAARRRTDADLAELEAALAAMGDGGGEAAHAVEADLAFHRALLAATHNELLERMEMVIESGLAHRDQIVHSSPHGEDPVPSHRAVLDAVRAGDQDAAEAAMRALLDQAVRDLDKVHGTPGDSGAGDTGARGDDARGTTTDTKGAEAK from the coding sequence ATGACGCCATACGCGCGCCGCGGAGTGCACGGCCAGACCGTGGAGACTCTTGCGCGCCGGGTGCTCAGCGGGGAGATTCCCGAGGGGGCGACACTCGATCTCGTGGCGTTGCAGAGCGAGTTGGACGTCAGTCTGACCGCGCTGCGCGAATCGCTGAAGGTGCTCGCCGCCAAGGGGATGGTCGACGCGCGCCAGAAACGGGGGACGTTCGTCCGGGCACGCGCCGACTGGAACCTGCTCGACGCGGACGTGCTGCGCTGGCAGTTCGCGGGCGGCACCAGCTCGGACGCCGACCTCGGCCTGCTGCGCAACCTCGGCGAGGTGCGCGGGATCGTCGAGCCGGCCGCCGTACGGCTGGCGGCCCGGCGCCGTACCGACGCCGACCTCGCGGAGCTGGAGGCGGCGCTGGCCGCGATGGGCGACGGCGGGGGCGAGGCCGCCCACGCGGTCGAGGCCGACCTCGCCTTCCACCGCGCACTGCTCGCCGCCACCCACAACGAGCTGCTCGAACGCATGGAGATGGTCATCGAGTCCGGGCTGGCCCACCGCGACCAGATCGTGCACAGCTCCCCGCACGGCGAGGACCCCGTGCCCAGCCACCGCGCCGTTCTCGACGCCGTACGGGCGGGGGACCAGGACGCGGCGGAGGCAGCCATGCGGGCCCTGCTCGACCAGGCGGTACGCGACCTGGACAAGGTCCATGGGACGCCGGGGGACAGCGGCGCGGGGGACACCGGGGCCCGGGGCGACGACGCGCGGGGCACCACCACCGACACGAAAGGCGCCGAGGCGAAGTGA
- a CDS encoding carbohydrate ABC transporter permease, with the protein MTAMNRQARRRAWATASFHAGAGALSLLWLVPIALVLVTSVRSFDDIAANGLGSLPHSFTLSGFRQAWVDGGQGRALLNSLLVSIPTVLLSLALASLAAFGLARYDLPFRRTLLLLMLGGNLLPPQILLIPVSKISEALGLYDSLYALIGVQVGFGVGFYVFVLHGFMRSIPPEIQQAAVIDGAGPWQIYRRIIMPLTTPALAALGALSFTWIFNDLLWAITVLRTDTKMPITASLIGLQGQFVSMWNVIAAGSVIAAAPTVVVFLRFQRHFVAGLNLGAVK; encoded by the coding sequence ATGACCGCCATGAACCGGCAGGCCAGGCGCCGCGCGTGGGCCACCGCCAGCTTCCACGCGGGAGCCGGCGCGCTGTCCCTCCTGTGGCTGGTGCCGATCGCGCTCGTCCTGGTCACCAGCGTCCGCTCCTTCGACGACATCGCCGCCAACGGCCTGGGCAGCCTCCCGCACTCCTTCACCCTCAGTGGTTTCCGCCAGGCCTGGGTGGACGGCGGACAGGGCCGCGCCCTCCTCAACAGCCTGCTGGTGTCGATCCCGACCGTGCTGCTGTCCCTCGCGCTGGCCTCCCTGGCCGCCTTCGGACTGGCCCGCTACGACCTGCCGTTCCGGCGCACCCTGCTCCTGCTGATGCTCGGCGGCAACCTCCTGCCACCGCAGATCCTGCTCATCCCCGTCTCCAAGATCAGCGAGGCGCTGGGCCTGTACGACTCGCTGTACGCGCTCATCGGCGTCCAGGTCGGCTTCGGTGTCGGCTTCTACGTCTTCGTGCTGCACGGCTTCATGCGGTCCATCCCGCCCGAGATCCAGCAGGCCGCCGTCATCGACGGCGCGGGGCCCTGGCAGATCTACCGGCGCATCATCATGCCGCTGACCACCCCCGCCCTCGCCGCGCTCGGCGCGCTCTCCTTCACCTGGATCTTCAACGACCTGCTGTGGGCGATCACCGTGCTGCGGACCGACACCAAGATGCCCATCACCGCGTCCCTCATCGGCCTCCAGGGCCAGTTCGTGTCCATGTGGAACGTCATCGCGGCCGGCTCGGTCATCGCCGCCGCCCCGACCGTCGTCGTATTCCTGCGGTTCCAGCGCCACTTCGTGGCCGGACTCAATCTGGGAGCAGTCAAGTGA